GGGGACTTCCGGGGCGCCGCGAGCGCTCCCAGAGCCCTCACCCACGGGCCGAGTCTTGTGCGCGTTCCCGCGCGTGACAGTTCGCGTCGCTGGGGGCTCGGACGGGCTGCTGCGGAGCGCCCTCCGCGGGGGCTGGCTGCCGCCGAGGGGGTGGGGCTCCCAGTCTTTACAGGGCAGCGCGTCGGACGCGGAAGGGGCGGTGGAGAAAGGAAACGTTAATGGTTCCACTCGTAGGAAATGCCCAGAATAAGCGGAAAGGTgggagggtggagtgggggggtggAGATGGGGAGTGGCCGCCCGTGGGCACgttttccttttggggtgatgaaatgttctgcaaCTGGATACTGGTGACGGTTGCGTAATGTTGTAAAGATGCTAAACGCCATGGAATTGTCCACtttaaaatggtcaaaatatcaggctctgggctgatggctcagagcctggagcctgtttccgattctgtgtctccctctctctctgcccctctcccgttcatgctctttctctctctgtcccaaaaataaataaacattgaaaaaatatatatatatataaaatggtcaaaatgggtgctcacttcagcagtacatatactaaaattgaaacgaaatggtaaattttatgtatattttaccactaTATTaccattaatttgaaaaataatgaagtgggGGGGCAGAATGGGAGCATGCAGTTTCtttgtaacttaaaaatttttttaatgtttgtttttgagagagagagagagagagagagagagagcgcgagcaggggaggggcagagggacacacagaatcccaagaaggctccaggctcagagctgtcagcacagagtcccacgcaggGCTCCAGCCCAACCAGCAGCcagccagatcatgacctgagcggaagtcggtgcttagctgacttagccacccaggcgccccttccctttttttctttgtaacttttgaaattacagaaaagttgcaagactACTTCTAACTCCCCAAGGTATTTTACCCCATAGTACCAACTGTTTAcagttttttcaaaaattttttttatttttaatgtttattttagagagtgtgtgtgcgtgtgtgagcaaaagaggggcagtgagagagggagacacagaatccgaagcaggctccaggctctgagctgtcagcacagagccggaagcaaggctctaacccatgaacagtgagatcatgaccagagccaaagtcagttgcttaaccacagttttttccattttaagattATTCTTCCTGGGAAGAAtaactcctggggcgcctgggtggctcagtcagttaagcagctgacttcggctcaggtcatgatcttgcggcttgtgagttcgagttgggctctgtgctgacagctcagaacctggaacctgcttgggttctctctctgcctctctgcccctcccctgcttgtgcgctgtctctcaaaaataaataaacatttaaaaactttttaatttgcattcattCGTTGGAGCATTCATTGTTAATTTTGTGACCCCATCGTTCTTCCTATAGTTATTGGCACTCTACTTAAAGAAGAGCTTTCCCCTTTGGGAGGGGCAAATTTAAATAGTGTTAGAGGGTGCAGTGAGAGAGTAGTGTTAAGAAGGAAGTGACTGATTGAGCCAAGCAGATATCTGTGGGAAGAGTTTGCCAGGCAGAGGAGCCAGCAGGTGTAAAGGACTAGAGGCAGGAGAGCACCTGGTAAggtcaacaacagcaaaaatgttggtagtgcttggctggctcagttggtggaacatgtgactcgaTCTCATGGTCAGGAGTTTGGGCtgggccccacgttggatgtagagattaaattaaaactaaaacaaaacaaaacaaaacaaaacaaaaacaaccaatgtggtgggggtggggcaaatgAGAATCCCAGGGACCCCTGAATCAAAGTGAGCAAATCAGAGGCAGGAGATGgaagttggtgaggatgtgtaggACCTTGGTCATGTAAGGACTTTGATGTTCTGGCTACCATGCTGCATTTGGGATTCCTCACAGCACGGTGGCTTCAGGGCAGTCCTTCCCTGCATGGTGGCTGAAGCGCAAGGTGGTGCCGATGCCTTATCGCCTTCTTGGCCCACCCTGTAGGGCCACACAGCATCATTTCAGCAGTACTCTGGCAGCTTGAATAGTCACAAAAGTTCACTCAACGTCAAGGGGCAGAGGCACTGACTCCAACTCTGGATGGTAgtgttaatattaaaaataaaatggtcagttgttttaccagcaaaaaaaaaaaaaaaaaaaaaataggtttatttgagaatagaagaaaattacaaTCCGGGACAGGGAAACTACTGGAAAATCTGGAGCGACAACCACACGCGACTGGTTTCTAGAGGAAAGTGGCAGCTGGAGGAACTGTTGCAAACAAAAAGTCCACCGGAGTAAACTGAGAGTCTGAAGTAtaatggcttctcattggctgagctgttgcTGGGGAGATGAGAAAATCCTTTTttcttcagctggggtcatgaagTAGCATCCACCTGCAGAGTCCCTCTCTTCTTGTTCGGTCAGCAGTTGAGGAGGAGTGGGAGGTGTGAGAGCTCCCCTGACCGAACCTCCTAACTACATTTTAGTGaggttttctgttattaattttcgTGGGAGAAACATGGAAATCACATTGTAGAGAGAGTACGGGAGCTGGGTGAGGTTACTACGGCATCTGAACGCGTCAATATGACACATTTGTTTTTCACACTCGTGAAAGGTGAAGTCATTACGGGCATCATCCAACTTCTTGAATAATCTTAGAGCCGCCGTTTTGCAAACAGACTGCAGGGAGACAAGGGCTCaaacagggagaccagttaggctCGAGGCTGGCCTGGCTGGGGCAACGTGACGTTCCAGGCGAGGCTGATGGTGGCTTGGCCATGGTAGACACAGTGGAGGAGGTCAGAGGCAGTTGGGTGCCCAGTGTGCTCTGAAGGTAGAGCCCACAGGCTGTGCCGGCCAGCCGGGTGTAGGGCCATCCTGCACCTTCGAAAACCGTCTTCACTGAGGATCCTGAAGACGTCCCTCcggccccccccttcccccccttctcATCTCCTGGGTGTCTGCCCTCCTCACATAGTAAAAAGCCTaccacccaccctccaccccaggcCTAGGTCTCACTAGGAGTCATTGTTATTTCCGTCTCCCTGGCCCCCCATGTCCAACCTGCCAGCAAGTCCAGGGGGCTCTTCCCACAGAATCAGTCTGATGTTGAGGCTTATCCCACCCCCGCTAACATGCCACCATCTCACTGGTTTCCCTGTATCTTCCTTCCCCAGATACAATCCACTCTGTACATGGCAGGCTCCTGAGCAGATCAGACCACGTCGTATTCACACAAATTCCCTCAAGGCTTCCTGTTGCCCTAGATGTAAATCCAAACACTTCCATGGCAGGGGCACTAATTTGGCACAACTCTcactttccaaaaatgaaatctGTCCTATAAAGCTGTTCtctcagggggcctgggtggctcagtcggttaagcatccgacttcagctcaggtcatgatctcatggttcgtgggttcaagccccacgtcaggctctgtgctgacagcttggagcctggagactgcttcagattctgtgtctccctctctctgtgcccctccccagcttgtgcattcgctctctcgctctctctctctctcaaaagtaaaacattaaaaaaagattttttttgaaaaagatgtTCTCTCaggaaaattatagttttaaatcgAACAATGGTGGTGATTTTTCTATGAGGATACAGAGGTGGACAGTCAGAGACAAGCGTCCCTCTGTTTCAATTGTACCGCAGGAGTTTTAATTTATGGAGACGGCTGAGTGACGACAGGGAGAGGCTGATGCCATTGAAAGTACATTTCTTATTACCTGCATTTCCTGAGAGAAGAGGGCACACCGTGCCCTACAGGGCCGCAGAGAGAGGCACCAGTGTCCTCTGGAGGCAAAAGCGGGAGCAAGGGGAAAGCTCCGGCCAGAGCCTTTATCGGGGTTCCCACAGGAAAGGCAAGGCAGGGCAAGGAAAGCAGCTTAGAATTGACTGGTTGGATAATCCCAGTGGTCGTTGGTGCATGGGGCCTGTCCCTAGTTGACAGGTACCTGACCCTAGATAATTTAGGACAGGGGGAATATCAACTGagtgtggagagaggacagcagTTCTGAGTACAGGCTCGATCACAGGGGAGATGGAAACAGCTGGGGCCATTAGTTCGGCCCTGTAATACATGGGTGCCAACAGACAAATATCGGATCTAACAAAACACAGGAAGATAATCCCCACGTACAGAGCAGCTGAGAGTGACAACCCCATGATGGGCCCAGGGGACACTGTCAGGTTTTGGTCAAATCTGTTGCCACAACTCAATCTCTCTGCTAACGAGTGCTGCAGGGGTGATGTGCCCCCCTAGGGGGCAGTGGGGCAGTCCCAGGCCCATTACTGGAGCTCAagccactgcccccccccctctcttCCAGGAACCTCTCAGCTGTCCTCCCCTCTGTCCAGGCAGGCAGTCTCGGCCCAGAAGAGAGGAGCCTGGCACACTCGGAAGGctgtgggagcctggagccttctgcCCAGCTCAGGGCCTCTGGGGCTATGTGCCCCTCCCACTCCTACTCTCTGCAAAGGGTGAGCAGCGCCTGGGGCAGGCCCCCTCGGACACCAGGTCCCGGACCACCTCACCCCACTGTGTCCTCAAGGTGGGGCTAGCCCCTCGGCTCAGCAGGAGCTCTGCGGTGGGGCCGTGGCCGTGCTCCATGGCAAGGTGAAGGGGGGTCTTGTGGAGCCACCCAGCAGCATTGACCTGCGCTCCCCTGTCTAGGAGGTGGCTGGCAACCTCTGCATGGCCTCCCCGAGCGGCGTGGTGCAGTGGTGTGAGGCCCAGTGAGTCTCCAGCATCCAGCTCCGCTCCCCAGGCCACTAGCAGCTGGACAGCGGGCAGGTGTCCACCAGCAGCAGCCCTGTGGAGTGCAGAGCGACTGTGCCTGTCCTTGAGGCTGGGATCTGCCCCACGGTCAAGCAGCACCTCCATGtcctggaagaggagggaaggagaggacaggGACTGGCCCAGGCAGGTGAGGGGCTGGGGCCACACAGCTTTTGTCTGACCCACACCTCATCTGGCCTCCCCGACCTAGCAGCCTCTTTCTCAATGCCGCTTCCCCGCTTGGTAAGAATGAGCCAGCACCTCTGCCGGTCTGAAGGGGCTCTACTCCAACACATCCACTTGGAACTTCTCAGCCAAAACCCAAGACTAAGCAGCCGGCTCCCCGCCTCCCCGCTGCCTAGGGACCCGCGGGACTCAAGCACATTCCTGGTGCTCAATACATACTCGTTGCTGCCGGTCACCAGAATAAAGTCCGaatgccctccccgcccccagagaGACACGCAGTCAAGGCTGCCTTCAGGGCCCCGGcagcccctccccgccgcccctcccgccctccaGTCTCGCTCGGTctgtgcggggggcgggggggggggccgcctGTCCGCGCCCTCCCCGCAGCCGGGCCGGAACGTACCTGCGTGCGGCCCAGGCTCGCCGCGATGCCGAGCGCTGTGGCCCCCGCGCTGTCCGGGGTACAAAGGGCCCCGCGCGCCAGGAGAGGCGACAGAGACGCACCGCGCCCGCCGCGCCGCGGAAGAAACAGAGGGCGCCGTCCGGGCCGCGCCGCCGCCGAAAGAGAAGAGCTCAGCACCGGAAGAGGCGCCAGCGGACCGCCCAGGGCGCCGCCGTCCAGCCGCGCGAGGTCCGCCGCGAGGGGGCACGGGAGGCGCGCCAACAGGAACGGACAGCAGCGTACGGCCAGCGCGGCGGCAAGTGCAGCGGCGTGAGGCCGGCCGCGAGCGCGCCGCGGCCGGGGCCCCGCGCTGCAGCAGCAGCTCCGCCACCCGCGAGTGGCCGTGCCAGGCGGCCTCGTGCAGCGGGGTGCGCCCCGCGCGGTCGGCGGCTCCCACGGCGGCCCCGCGCTGCAGCAGCAGGCGCACCAGGGGCACGTGGCCGCGCAGCACGGCCAGGTGGAGCGGGGTCCTGCCTGCGCGGTCCCTGCGGGCGGCGAGGGTGGCGTGGACCAGGGCGGGCCTGCGGGTAGAGGCGCCCTTGCCGCCCCGCCTCCCTCGCTCAGTGAAGGGGCCCCTGCCACCTCCTCCACCCCGGTGAAGATTCTCGGAGCGGCCCCGGGGCTCACCTCTCCTCCACACTGGCCCCTTGACGCAGCAGCTTTGTCACCAGGCCCGGGTGACCCCTCCACACGGCTTGCAGCAGGGGCCCCCAGGCTCGTGGGGCGCTGGGCCCCTCTGTCTGGGCTCCCAGGGCCTCCTCTGAGCTCAGCTCCACCCACCGCAGTTCCCGCTCTGCCCCTGCCTCGGTCGGGTCCTGCTCCCCCGGCCGGGAGCTCCCGGAGTCCATCTGAGAAGAACAGGAATCCTTCACGGATACTGGAGGCCCCTGGCCAGCTCCAGCCCATATGTCCCCAGGCCAATATGAACTgccgcaccccccccctccccatctccccagggGACCGGGCTACCACTTAGCCTTCTTAAGAGTTCAGCTCCCAGTTACCCCTAGAGGGAGTCCTCCCTGGGGTCCTGTCCTCCAGCTGGATATCCCCTCCATGCAGTTCCTGGGCAAGCCACGCCCTGGAGGCCCTCTCCTGAATCTCCTGGAAGTGTGGAGGCGGGGGTGTCTGCTTCCAGAAGCTGGAGGGCTGCAGCTGCAGCTGTGGGGGTTAGCAGTGCTGCCTCCCGGCCAGGCTGAGGGCCACTTCTCCACCCTGTTCACCCAGCAACTTAAGGGGACGCCCAGCCCTGCCTGCTGGCAacagcccctgccccagcaccttTCCTCCCCTGCCAACCGCCAGGGCTCCTGGCCTGGGCTCCCTCCTCAGAGACAAAGGCCAGGCAGGCAGAAACATGCCCACGGCCTCTGATGTGCCCTGACAGGCCCCCAGGGAGGCACTCACAAGCCTTTCCTTGGGCCCCTCCCTCAGGCCCTGCTGCTCACCTCCACTCCTGTTCACTGCTGGCCAAGAAGGCCACCTGTGGGGCTGGAGCTTGGCCTCTCCCCTGATTCcacgcaggggagggggacagggtgAGGTGGGACCCTTCCCCCACACGCAGATGCCATGCCAGGATAGAAGACTTACCATGGATGCCAGGCAACTTGGCTGACGCTGTGGGGAGTAGGAATCCCTCGGgtcctgggaaggggcagagccccCGGACAGAAGGAGGGACCCAGGCAAAGAGATTTTCCCAAGAGCCAAGTCCAGAAGGTAGAAAGTGgtgctgcaggggcgcctgggtggcgcagtcggttaagcgtccgacttcagccaggtcacgatctcgcagtccgggagttcgagccccgcgtcgggctctgggctgatggctcagagcctggagcctgtttccgattctgtgtctccctctctctctgcccctcccccgttcatgctctgtctctctctgtcccaaaaataaataaacgttggaaaaaaaaaaaatttttttttaaaaaaaataataaaaaaaaaaagaaagtggtgcTGCAGTAGAGGGCCTGAGTAAGGCCTCCAGGATCGGTCGCCTTGACTCTGGGGCCCTGGCCTGAGGATGCCTTGCCATCCCCGATCCCTGTCCGAGGCCACCTGTCCAGAGCCCAGACAGAAGGAGGTATAGCCAGCTCCTGCAGCCTCCCCTGTCCAGCTGCCAGCCGGAGGCAGTACAGCTTTGGGATGGCCACTCTCTCCCCGTCCCCACGCACACACCCCCAGGGATGAGGTGTCCTGAaggccctgccctgtcccccatGGCAGAGCCttggcccttcccccacctccctacAGAGAAGCCTTTCCTGTGCCAGATCCAAAAGGGTGGGTCTTTGGCAAGGAGCTGAGTGGCCCCATCTCACCCCCAAGCCATATGGACTTTACCGGCTGAGCCTCAGTCACTCTACAGATGTCACCTCCCCAAGAGAACCCTCAAGCCTCACCCCTGATTTGGAGAAGCCCGACCCTGTTTTATTTTGTCCCTAGCACTTACCACTCCACAAAAGTAGgtgttaactttattttaaatgttttccttcctcttctagaaTGAAGTCTCCGTTTGGGCACATCACACAGGCTGACAGATTCAGCCAGTAAGGAAGCAACATGCTCTGGGTGGATGAGGACAGTTTACCACCTGAGTAGTCCACAAAAGCAAGAGAGCAAAAGCTTGACGAATGgcatggggtggggtgagggggtgaaTGGGCACCCCGTTGCTGAAGAGCTACCCTGCACCCTGGGAGGCCTGGTGGAAAACCACATACCTCCTGAGAGCCAGATGAGCCTAGAAACTGCCTTCCCAAAGGCAGGAGTCAGTGGGAGCCAGCGGCGAGGCTGGTCCTCCCGGCTTCTGCCACCGTCCGGTCCGTCCGGAGCACTGCAGCTCATTCAGCTGTGAACTCATGCGGGCTCGTCAGGGCCCCACACAGAGCCGTCCCTACAGAGCAGAGGCCCACATTGGCCTTTACCATCACGTCCGCAGAGCCTAGGGCAGTCCTGGTACACTGAGGGAGCTCAGCCAGTGTTGAGTTTTTACTGCGTGAGCGAATGACTGCAAGAGGGACCCAAGCAAAGGACGGAGCTTAAGAGATTAGGCAGGTACCCTCTCCACCCGAACTCTCATCTGAACATTATCACTTGCAACATTTTTTACCCTAAATTCATTATCTGAGTAAAAAAAAACAGCTACTGTGAGGTTTGGGTCTGTGTGTGCCAGTGAAAACAACGAAATCGCATGCGTGTTGGGCACCAGGGCTTGGCATGCGCTGCAGGGAACCTCAAGCAGCCTTCTCACAGGGACATGTCTCAGGCTTGCATTCCTTAAACCTGCGGTGCCCAATCGCTGCCGTCTTCCCCTGTCCGCATGTGTCCGAAGGGAGTCTATGCGCTGGAAAATGTTAGAAGAAACGTTGGACGTGATGAAGCCAACGGTGGGAGAAGGTGTGAAAGGGAAATGTTCGCGTCTGATGCTGCACACCTTGTTCATTGGGCTCACAGGTAACCTAGTCGTTAGTTAGACATCAGCTAGTTACATAAGTGGGGTTTAATATGCTGAATGCTCTGCTAGGAGTTAAGAGCATTTCAGTAATACTTGGGGAAATTAGTTGGGGTTTACGGAGGAGCTGGGAATACTTCCCCCCAATTGAAATAACAGAATATGTGCTCCCACTGTTTTCAGGATGGATGAGACTCCAATGCAAAGGATGCtgttattgagcacctactgtgttctGAGTCCTACACCAAGCGCCTTTTTACATGCATTGCCCACATGCCTCCTCCACAGCCCTGTGGTGTGGGCACCCAGTGTTTTCCCTGTTTtcctgaggctgagagaggccaACCTCATTTGGCAATGAGGACAACCAGCAGGGACTAAGGCTGGGAAGCGGTGTGGGTGGCCACCTGTACACAGCAGTAACTGATGGGGCAGTTGTCAGAGTCAAGACCTATGAACtgaaatctggggggggggggggggggcggggagagctcCAAGCAGGGAGAGGGCGggaccaggagggaggagggccccAGTGCCAGGACAGCTGTGCAAGCCCTGCCCAGAACACACAGGAGCTGGCTGGGGACACTGACCAGAGCCGGAGCTGTAGTCGCCTGGTAGAGAGAGGCCCAGCCTGGCattggggaaaactgaggcaggggTGTGGCCTTGGAGACTGATGGTCAGGGCTGGACCTACCTGGACCAGGGTGCTGTCCTCCAGCTGGGTCCGCTATGGTTGCTGGTGTCTGGGTGGGAGTCTGACCTGGGGGCTTAGGGCTGATGCTGGGGGCCTCAGTCCTGCCGTCTGACTACCTCCGTGAACACACCAGGCCTGTTGCCTGCGAGAGCATGAGTGAAcaggagaaggaaatggaggagGATGAGGGAGGCAGCACTTCGGACACAGCCCCCATGCTGCCGGAAAGGGTTCCTGACGGCCAGGCCTCAGCCTTGATGTCCCCACGGTGGGTAGGCCTGGTGGTCCGAGGCCTTGGGACCCTACTGCTGCCTGGCCAGGCCCTGGCTGGACTCCTGCTGCACCTGCTGCTGCCTGCAACCGTGTTCCTGCTGGCCCTTCTGCCAGCAGCTGCCATCGTGTACCTGGGATTCCTGTGCCACTCGAGGGTGAGCTAAGCCCTccgtgggcagggtgggggctggctgGGGCCCTTGGTAGCGGGGGGGTCCTGCAGAAGTGCAGGGCCCTGGGGCTGTAGGTGAATATGCCCCTTTCCAGCATGGTCCCCTTGTCCCCAGAGACATATGTGCCCTTCCCTGGAAAGCCCCTTCTTCttccaagcccccccccccacacacacacagacacacacagcaaAAGAAGGGCTTTTGTTTGTCATGGGAGGGGACagttccctccccttccctgaggCCTCCTAGCCTTGTACCAGGGGCCACCAGGGTCTGGACAGCTGGGCAtggtgggaagaggaggggtTCCAGGAAGAGAAGATGAAGATATCATCAAAGTTCTCCAGTCCACCCACCGCCCCAGCCACTCACAGACCCCTCCTGCCCTGGGCTGGGTTTCCCCATGCGCAATGGGCTAAGGCTTGGTCTACGGAAGGGGGATGTAGGCAGATGGGTTCGGTGTCCTCCTTCGGTAGGCATGAAGCAGGGGCAGAGGACTGAGCGCGGGGCCACAGAAGAGAGGGTGGTACCAGCTGGTGAGAGGCACGGGTAGGGGCTCGAGGTCAGATGCCAACATAGGGAAGAGCCatgggagagcagagaagggaggaaagtggGGATGGGACAACCGGGGAGCAAGTCTCTGAGCCTCCCCTCAAGAGACTCCTATTTGAGCCCTTACCGCTTGGGCCCTGGATCTCCCATTCTCGACTCAAAAATGCCTGGCCACAGCCAGCCCCAGTCACCCCACTCCGCCAGACCTCAGGCCAggctcccaggccccacccctctGGTTCGCACTGACCACCACAGGCCCCCGGCGGGTCCACCTACTCCCGCCCCAGGTCGTTTATCGGGCCCCGCCCCGTCCACCTGtacccaggccccgcccccgcttgACTGGTCGCCCCGCCCCCAGGTCCACCCGGCGCCCCGCCCCGCGTGCCGCGCACTGCTCTCCGACAGAGAGGCGCCGCGGCGCTCATCGTTCTCGGATTCCTTTCGCTGCCTCCGCTGCTCGTGCTTGCCTCGGCCGCCCGCACCCGCCTGGCCCGGCGTCTCCGCCCGCTGCTACCGCCCCCAACTTGGACCCCTGGATCCCGCCGCCACCCGGGGTCCAGCGACCGTGGGCGGGCGGGACGCCACACCGACGGGGAAGAGCAGTTCTGTGCCTGGGTGTGACCCCCCGCCCAGAGGCCTCTCCAAAGGACACGACCTCCGAATCCCGCGAGGCACCCGAACTCCTCCCCCCGTGACCCTCATAAGTCGGCCCCAGGCCGGCCAGCTCGGGGTCTGCGTCCAGGTTCCCTCCTCGGAAATCGCGGGCATACCACGGGGCTTCGTGCGCAGTGCTTCGAGTGGCCGCGAGATGGCACCTGACTTCCCGGAACCCAGGCCCGCCCTTCCCCAAGGTGTCCCCACACCCGCAGTCCCCTCTGACGCGGAGAGGGCTGGGAagcctggagagaggagggagatgcCTCCCAGAGAAGGGGCGCATGGCCAGGCTCAGAGAAAGGTGGCCTTCCTGGCTTTTGTCACTGGCTGCCCTGGGCTCCTGCTCCCTCCCAAAGGGCAGCCCTTAGGGCCCCATGTCTGGTCGGTCAGCGGGCCTCCAGAGGGTTCCAGAAGTGGTGAGACTTGCCTGGGAGGCTTCCACAACCGGCCCAAGAACACGGTTCCAGAAGCTTAGCGATGGCCAGCAGCCCCAAGGCTTGCAGGGCTCAGCCTGAGATGGCGGTCAGGGTTAGCGTTTAGATAGGTGCCAGATTAAGAAAGCTATCTGTTCTTTCTGGATAATTTTAAGGTCTTTGTCTTTTGCAATCTTTGGCATTAGCATGTTTCTAGTCGTGGATATGTTCTTACTTGTCCATTCGGTATACACTGTGTTTCCTGTTCCTACAGATTCATATCTTTCATCAGTTCTGGAGACTTCTCAACCGTTTTCTAGGTCTCCAAGTCTGCCTCCTGGTTCATTGTACCTAGTCTTTCTGGGGACACCTTTCTGGCTTCaccttttcccttctccttccatgtcagttcttttctttctgtttccaccTCCTGTCTCTGCTGCGTTCTGGGTGATTTCTTCATCTTTCAGCTCACTAATTCACTGGTTGTGTCCTATCAACTCATCCATtcaattttaagttattttattatcataTCTAAAAGTcatacttgttttttttattcaaatctcATCGTTTTTTATGGTATCTTCATGCATGTTCAATTTTTGGATTCCAGCTTTGCTTCAATTTCTTGAACATTTCAcatacagtttttaaatattctgtacCTAACAGTTTCAATTTCTTACTTTTTGGGGGTTCAAATCTGTTATTTGTTGTTTCTGCTGATTCTCATATTGTTTCTTTGAATGGATCCTCATTTTTAACTGTCAGCTCATACctgtaaaaattcttttttttttttttttttaatgtttgtttgtttttgagaaagaacagagctcaagcaggggagggacagaggaaggggagacacagaatatgaagcaggctccaggctctgagctgtcagcacagagccccatgcagggcttgaactcacaagctgtgagatcataacctgagctgaaatcaagagttggatgcttactcagctgagcaacccaggcgtccCCGGactctttgtgggttttttttaatgtttatttatttatttattttaagttgtgctcttttttttttttttaaggtttatttatttactttgagagaggcaaagagagagagagagagagaaagggagaatccgaagcaggctccacactgccagcacagagcccaatgcaggacttaaactcatgaatcatgagatcatgacctgagccgaaatctacagtcagatgctcaacggactgagccacccaggcaccctgtttatttatttttgagaaagagagaggtagtggg
This Lynx canadensis isolate LIC74 chromosome C1, mLynCan4.pri.v2, whole genome shotgun sequence DNA region includes the following protein-coding sequences:
- the ANKRD65 gene encoding LOW QUALITY PROTEIN: ankyrin repeat domain-containing protein 65 (The sequence of the model RefSeq protein was modified relative to this genomic sequence to represent the inferred CDS: inserted 1 base in 1 codon; deleted 2 bases in 1 codon; substituted 1 base at 1 genomic stop codon) codes for the protein MEGISSWRTGPQGGLPLGMDSGSSRPGEQDPTEAGAERELRWVELSSEEALGAQTEGPSAPRAWGPLLQAVWRGHPGLVTKLLRQGASVEERDRAGRTPLHLAVLRGHVPLVRLLLQRGAAVGAADRAGRTPLHEAAWHGHSRVAELLLQRGAPAAARSXAGLTPLHLPPRWPYAAVRSCWRASRAPSRRTSRGWTAAPWAVRWRLFRCXALLFRRRRGPDGALCFFRGAGRGASLSPLLARGALCTPDSAGATALGIAASLGRTQDMEVLLDRGADPSLKDRHSRSALHRAAAGGHLPAVQLLVAWGAELDAGDSLGLTPLHHAARGGHAEVASHLLDRGAQVNAAGWLHKTPLHLAMEHGHGPTAELLLSRGASPTLRTQWGEVVRDLVSEGACPRRCSPFAESRSGRGT
- the TMEM88B gene encoding LOW QUALITY PROTEIN: transmembrane protein 88B (The sequence of the model RefSeq protein was modified relative to this genomic sequence to represent the inferred CDS: deleted 2 bases in 1 codon), which encodes MLGASVLPSDYLREHTRPVACESMSEQEKEMEEDEGGSTSDTAPMLPERVPDGQASALMSPRWVGLVVRGLGTLLLPGQALAGLLLHLLLPATVFLLALLPAAAIVYLGFLCHSRVHPAPRPACRALLSDRGAAALIVLGFLSLPPLLVLASAARTRLARRLRPLLPPPTWTPGSRRHPGSSDRGRAGRHTDGEEQFCAWV